The genome window TTTCCTTTAATTCCTTATCTTCTCTATTTAAGGTATATGCTATAACTTCTGAAAGAGACTATTCAAATGTTTCTATCTTTTTAGGAGTTGCCATGTGTGTGGCATCGTGCTGCAAAGGATAGTGACGAGTCTACAGCAGCAGCGGTTCGTGAATTAGTTCCTACCAAGCTTGCTAATGCTGTTTGGGACATGGTTTCTAAATATAAATCTACCATTCCCGGTTTTCCACAAAATGAAACTTGTGATATGCTCATTGTTGACAGATCCATAGATCAGGTTAAAAATGTCTCTTCACTATGAATATGAATGTCTCCTTTTATAGCTCTCAATTTTGATGACTGTATTGAATCTGCACCACAGATTGCACCTGTCATTCATGAATGGACCTATGATGCTATGTGCCATGATTTGTTGAATATGGATGGAGATAAATATATGCATGAGGTATGACTTTTGCTTGTTTGCCCTTCCCTTCATCATGTATGCTGGTCGGCCCAAGGATAAGACTACTAAAgcttcaaacaaaaaattatttactaacaATTTTATAAAGTATAAAGGTCACGTATGTTGGTAAAAAGACTCGAAATACAGctctttcaattaaaatataaaagtcttttaaaatctaTTGTAGATCTCACTCACAGGAGGGCCCGGCCCCGCACGTATAcaagttttctgcattttgctGTTTTTGATTTTAACATAGCAATCATGTTATTAGGTTCCCAGCAAAGTCGGGGGCCAACCTGAGATAAAGGAGGTTATTCTACAAGACCATGATTCTGTTTGGCTTGAACTACGCCACACTCATATAGCGGATGTACGTCTTATTTACTAgaatttgtttggataaataattttatacatacttatagaaaaagaaaaaaaaaagaaattaataagttttttaacaTTAGTTTATGCATAAGCTAACTTATAGAAACTCTTTCAccaaatacattatttttaacttaccCATAAACTAATTTTAGCATATGGAAgagttttttttctcatataaatGTTTATGGACAAGTTTATCGAAAAAGACCATAATATCAACTAACAATTCATATATTTCTGAAATCTCAATGGTCTTTTACCGACTTAAATACCAGGCTAGTGAAAGACTGCATGAAAAGTTTACCAATTTCGTATCAAAGAACAAAGCAGCACAAATTCAGCAAAGCGGAAGGTTTGCATTGCcacctttcttcttccttttatgaaaaataatggtCATTTCGTGAAATGCCTCCAAATTAATTATGGTCCTACCTTTCACTATATTGTCATTATTCATTTCACGTATGACTTGTTTGgcaagtttttcttttctgagaaataattgcttttctttttagaTGCTCgctcaaaaataaaatagaaaatcggAGTATACAATTAACTCTGtaaggaaaagagagaaaattaaatagaaaatcaaaattccctttatattagttatatatTGTACATGTTACCCCCGAATACGAGAGGATACTGATCCCACCTGAACCTCACTAAGATTAAATGTGAACTTGGACTAAACTAAGATTAATTACATATCCAACAGGATGATTTGTATAGCCTCCCAAACCTTCTCCTAACAGGTTACGTTGTTGCCTCCCACCATTTGCACTTATTTTGACTAAAATCCAGTTGAACTTGTGGTTCTAGTGCCATTTATTTTTAACCTATAAATTTGATTCTTTGCAGAGATGGTAGTGAATTATCTACTcgagatttgcaaaaaatggTTCAAGCTTTGCCCCAATACACTGAACAAGTGGAAAAGATCTCACTTCATGTAGAGGTGATTTATTCCATCTAACTTTCATTACTTCTCTTTTTGGTTTGTCTAGGAAAAGTATTTGGTTGCATCTTAAGATTAATGGCAATGGAATAATGTAAGAGAACACTATTAAATGACATACATTTTGAGAAATGAGAACTTATGATGGCTTTAGAGTTTAGACACAAATTACATACAACTCTTTCAAATTTATAAGGTCACATTCTcataacaaaagaaatatatttctattctGACCAATCTGCTGGATGAATTCAAAGCAGATAGCTGGAAAGATTAACAAAATTATCAGAGAAACGGACCTTCGAGAGCTTGGACAGTTGGAACAAGATCTTGTTTTTGGGGATGCTGGAGCCAAGGAAGTTATTAACTTTTTAAGAACAAAGCAGGTGTTGAACTAAAAACACATATCTGAATagtcaatattattttattttgaacactttgtttattaaaatttgtgtGCCCATGCAGAACACGTCTCCTGAATATAAGTTGCGTTTGTTGATGATTTATGCATCTGTCTATCCTGAAAAGTTTGAGGGTGATAAAGCTTCAAAGCTAATGCAGGTCATTACCACCTCTTAACAAATTGTGCATGTTTCATGTATTctccaaattatttttttttttatttcgcatgaatataatttgaaaaatgcCTGGTATTCCCATCCCACTTTCCATAACTTCAAAATTTGTAATACAAGATGCTCAATATTTTCATCAGATTCATATTGTTTAGAAGGTCAGGGTAAATTTGACTGAATTGAACTTGGAAGACTGTACCTAACTCTCACTTGTTTTATGTtcatgtcttcttttttttttgcattaaatgatcttttgtgCTAACTTTGTGTcactttatttataactttgcTCCTATATAAATCTGGATGAGTTTTCTAAGACAAGACAAAATAGGCTTCCTGTCACATTACTTAGTATGTTTGATTTCTCAGCTCCAATCTGTTTTCCAAGGAATTCAGCATCTACCAACtatttcaatattaattttataattcaagAGAAAAGAATTTACCATAAGCAAGCATTATAAAATTCTGTACTAGAGACGCGTTAAAGTTGTGCATAAGGAAAGTGgtttttattaatgatttttcttatcTAATCAGTTGGCAAAACTATCACCTGATGACATGAAAGTTATCAGTAATATGCAACTTCTGGCGGGATCATCAAACAAGAAATCATCTGCTGCTGGTGGTTTCTCACTCAAGTTCAGTAACCAGAaggtaaacatatatatattcacttcaCACTTAAAGTACCTATGTAGTACCTACTCCCTTgtataaaatcaattaaaacaaaaatatttgaattgtgGATTCCTTTTCGTTAaggattttaaatattttaggcTGAGGCTGATATTTCTCTTGCATGCCCTTGTTGATAACTTCTCTTTCACACCAAATTATCTGTAAATAAGGGTTGTTTTTCTTGCATAGACAAAACAAGCAGCGCGCAAAGATCGTACTGAAGAGGAAGAAACATGGCAATTATTTCGATTTTATCCCATGTTAGAGGTACGACTAAAGATCATGAAAGCCTTGCTTTGGTGAATACAACTAAGTAATTTTCTAtagccttttcttttcctttaaccAAAGAAATGTAAAAGTAATTCTTGCCAATTAAACAAGGATCAAGGGACTTTTCATTCACTAAAGTTCTACTACCTATAGGCAACGGCTTTATTTTCATGTCGTGATTGTGTTAGAAATAATCTGAGTAAAACTTACGGAGATTCCATACGAAATCTTTTTGTTTGCTTAAACATAGCAGGACTTGTTTCAAACATTCTTCGTTTTACTGTATATGACCAAATGCAATTTATAGATGGAATTGTGTTTATTAGGAGCTCATTGAAAATCTCATCAAGGGTGAATTGCCAAAGAATGAATATTCCTGTATAAATGAGCCAAGTCCTAGTAATGCCCGAGGTTCTGTTAGAATCAGACAACAGACCCAGACAGCTCCAACCACTGCTCCTCATTCAATGAGATCTAGGAGGACTGCAAACTGGGGACGAGCTCGTACTTCAGATGATGGATATTCAAGGTGACATGAACTATTACATCGACTGAAATTTGTTTCTTTACCAGAAACAAGTTGtgctttaaaatgattttagtttcaatttcaAGTTCCAACCctgattttctattttttcctaACTTCAATAGTGACTCCACATTGAAGAATGTGACTACTGATTTCAAAAGGATGGGCAAGCGAATCTTTGTGTTTATCATTGGTGGGGCTACTCGATCAGAGGTAGAgtatgatagaaaaaaaatgacttaaTAGCACTTTTAGTCCTCTAGGTATTGTAATCTTATGATTTTGGTCCTTCAGGTTCCAATTTCATGAATTAGGCCAAAGTTTGGCAATCATGTAATTTTGGTCCTTACATCTCTTATTtgatatttaacaaattttattgacATATAATGACATGATAATTGTCATTCAATGTCacattaacaaaatttattaaaatatttaactgaAGATTGAGAGAGTGACCAAACTTTTACAATTGTGATATCTTTAAGGATTCAATTTGTACAATTGGAACTTGTGAGACTTGGAGACTAAAGATACTATtaagccaaaaaaaatagtaaatatatcTTGGATGTTGCAATTGTAATCTTATACTACTTCTATTGTCATTTTCAGCTGCGAGTTTGTCACAAGTtgacacaaaaattaaaaagggaaGTAATCCTAGGTACTACTTCCATGGACGATCCTCCACAATATCTTACGGTAATAAGTCCTTATTCATTTTTGCACATTTTCTCACAATGAGTAGTATAGGGCTCTGTGGCTCTCATCatgcatatttttatttcagCAATGTCCTGATTATATTTGTAGATCATCATATAGGTGCTTTATGATGTTGAAGGTTGAATTAAATCCATCTCAAACGATTTCAGTTTATATTGCCAAAAAGATTTCTGATCCAACTAACATGATTAAGTGAGCTTTTGAACTATTATGGTGATTCTGCAGTTACATGTTATACTATCACTTTCTTGAGTCTGAGGCTTCTATCCTGTATTAATTGGGACTCCATTTTAAACTTTGGGGGCTGAAAACCAAACATCTTGTTAATTAACCACAAGGagctatttaaaatattttcaatgcaAAAACAACAAAGTGAAACAAATATGGATCTTAAAAAGGAAATATAGAGGATGGAAATTAAAacagatattttattaatagacacattttaatcaaaatatatttgaaagaatGCTATGAAAAGAATAAACATGTTACTGCTACATCAAGTGGATCACTTACATAGTGTTGTAGATGAGAGAAAGAACACACCCTCTAGAGAGAAAAACGAGAGAAATGAATTAGAAATGTTATTAATCACAATTCACGCACTCACTATGTTGCAATACAATTGATAACGAGTAGGAAAGTGTATAATTGAAGTAGCTGctgatatttatttgtttattttatgttaattttcattttcctgATGTGGTGAATGTACAGAAATTAAAGTTATTGCTCGACAGCAATGTTACACAGCGGGATGGCCTCGGGATATAACTTGTTTCTAAAGACTGCTAATTACAGCAGGTTGGCAATATCCTTTTGTAACAATGATAATTATCCATAATTGTTTAGACATTAGAAAGTTTATACTCTCTTGACAAGGGATAAACACAGTGGGccctttcaattttgttttatgcaaattttgttaaaacaccACTCCACTCTCATATATATACCAAggacattttttcttttgagtGTATACGATGGACATCTGTTGTAAGCTGTTGAAGTATATGTATTCATTTGACACATTTcaatttatgagaaaaaaaaatacattaaaaatttaacaggaacaaaattcaatacttttaattttataaagatgaaaaatacattttagtctttatttttttaaaagttaaacgctttttttttaaagtaaaattccCAAGTTTTTAGAAAGTTAGAAGTAAAATGCACCAAATTAAATTGTTAGGATAAAAttcaccaaaaattaaaaaatttaggataaaaagtgcaattaagtttaaattttatttatttgtaaaaattttgaattgattaCCCATCTAATACCATTAAAGATGTTTGTTTCACAACATCTTCTATTATTGGGAATATAAAAGtgagaatatttatttttatgttttctaaaaggttataaaaaaaatttgggtatcttttattttcatgatgaAGAGTGAGAAAGTGATATTTCTATCGtaatatatgaaattttgtattacacatgtgttttttatgtttacttatttttatttaaattattttaaattttataaatagtaAACTACCATTTTATTCCTTGAAATTGCCAAGTGTTTTTACAGTAGTCCTTAAAATTAGATAAATGTTAAGCAGATTTCTAaccttaaaatttgttagtcatATTACTTCTCATGTCTGATTTCATTAGGAACAATTTACTAAAAGGCTAAATAAccaatttagtcatttattttttttatcagtttagtcttttatcttttaaaaagctcattttaatactttatttttttaattgattcaaaTTGGTCCTTTTGTCAATTTGGAGTTAACACCGTTAATAATATTCAGATACTAGTGACTAGCTAAAACCcgtcacaaaacaaaaaataagaagaagcaCTCAAAGCAAGTTCTTGACAAAATTCACAAACCCTAATCTTCTTTCACATCAAACATCCCACAATTGATCATGGACATGTTTATTGTTAGGATTCGGTGGCTTAGACAGTGGAGTTGGGTTTAATATATTTTCCCAATTTAGGGTTTCCCTTATGCATCCCTTTTCAAGGTTAAGGATCTGGAGGCGGAAAAAGTCATTGATGCTAGCAATGACAAGCATTGGTGAAAGAGGGAATTGGGATCCACGGCAATGAATTATGTAAGGACGATGGATATGCGTTGGAGGGACCAACTGAAGGAGGTGATCTTTTTGTCGTGCATGATGTTAAGGTTGTTGAATGTGGCAACGACAACTGTAGAAGAGGGATTGCATATCTATTAAAAGAAGTGATTTTTAGAGGTTGAAGGTTTCCAATTGGGAAGGGTTTGAAAGAAATTGATGAGAAGCAATTTGATGTCGTAGAATTTTGACTCAATGACTAGGTCTTGGAGATAGATAGTTTTGGCATTTAAGGGAAATTATCAATTATgagaaaagagagaaggagCAAGAATAGTTTTGGGATTAGGGTTTGTGATGATTGTTGAGTGGTTGATAACAATTATGACAACTTTTAGTCgtcacaaaatgaaaatttcatCCTCAAGGCAAAGGGCAAGCTACTAAGTGGTTTTAAATTTAGGCTTGGGATGACAACTTTTCTATTTGGTACGATGATTAAGCTAATATGGGTCTTATGCACCAAGATGTCCCTTATATAGCCTACCATGATGTTAATATTTATCTTAGGGATATTATGGTTGATAACAATTGGTGCACCAACCAGTTATATACTAGACTTCCATCATATTTCTCATATAAGCTTATTGTAATTGATTGTGTTATTGCACCTACATTCCAAGACCGATGTTTGGTAGCAAAACTTGAGTGGTTCACATACTAGAGCTTCAACTTACTCTTGGCTGGATGAGAATGGTACTTATATATCTTCCTTTGAATGGTCATTGgttgtataaagttattgacTTAGTTATATTTCATAATGAACAGTTGTTGTCCTTTCTAAGAATGATTCTTGTAGTATATAGCATTTTAGTACAGTACATTCTAAAGTCCTTAAATAAATAGGTCAATCACTTAACAGGAAATAGTGGCTTACCTTAAGGTGAGTGATCAATGAACCTAGGTCACATcccttacaatttttttcttttcttttggccCTTAGAAAAATGCTTCGTTTTTTGAGTCTCTACATTACCATTCTCTTTGTGTGCTTACACGCATAAGTTGGTATTTAAGGATATAGTAAATTGATGTGTTTACTATGTGATTCACTTGGGAGAAGAACCAAGACATACATTATAGAGACAATGTCTCATTTTGCTTAAAGCAAATTTGAGAACACTACACTATGCACACATGCCaaagaacataaaaataagCCTAAGGTTAGTTAATGATTGAGTGACTTGGACATTTCTGTTTGACTAGCAAGTGTTTTGATATTGCTCATTGGCAGATATAAATTGGTAGTTAAAATCACTTTTCTAAGACCTTTCATTgacacatgtttttttttttgtttaggcTATGCAGATCAAATTGAGTACTATAAGCTCGACCCTAGTTTTAAGCACATCAAATTAAGtactataaaattaaagataaaaatgagtTACTAAGAAATTATCTAGACttgaaatcaaataagaaatttttctaAGCCCAAGTGTCTTTATGTtggaattttaaattgatttctaTTTGAGACTCAACTTAATTGTAacattcataaatttatttctattaCTTATATTTATCAAGATTAGAAAACATCTCATAATTGAGGtgtcccttttcttttctttgttatcTATATTTTAGTACCTATCAAAAAATCTGTTTAAGAATACTTTCATGCCTTCTCACATGTAACTCCATTTACCAACTAAACTTTTGCTTTTAATGAAAGGAATAACCTAGGCAATTCTTTTACCACTAATgaaatctaattaaattcaatttcacaCTTCATACAATATTTCATTTCAATCACGAGTCATGATATTAACAACAACTATAATATGATTCCAAATCAAACACATTTATGTAAGGAGTTTTTTCCCCTATAGTCAATCGTGTGATGGCTAAAGTAATgacatcaaaatttaaaacaattagataaataataagcaaccaaattcataatttattaaaaaaatactaggcTAAACCCGTCATTACTTATATGTGAAAACacctataaaaaattaactaatagtATACTGTGTGTGATAGGGCAttaagtttttcttgaaaaacaaaattaagtgaCCATGTTCTACatggagataaaaaaaacattgaaaaagaaagcaaaaattaTCATAAGTGGTGGCTTCATTGACGTAATAGTAtgtctcttgtgtgtttgtatgtATAACATttgcatattcaatttatcatgtCCGCTCCTAGTATATCGACTACCATAACGCATGGAACTGAGCACCATGTTGATGATACTCAAGTTCATCGTTCTCATAACATGTCAAAGGACCATTGACTCCTGGttattttagtttcattatgccatattatttataaatttaaactttattaaACTTTGACATTGCATtttattaaactttgaaaacttTGAATCAACACTTTAtcaatctttaaattaaaactttgtTATTAGATATATTTACTCATTATGAATGTCcactttttatttatgtttgattatacaatttaattaaaattatatttacagtcaataattattaagtaggtcaaaatgtaacatggaaaaataaaaaatataacatttttcttttagtgACCAAATCTGCGACCgatattgtatttttaattaatttaatgttattaatcaaAAATTGAATAGCGACTGAATTAGCAACCAAAATGCATTTTatcctaaaattaattattactagcgACTAAATACTTTCTTTGGTATGCTATTATAAACTTAGCCACCGAATTAGCGACcgaaagtaatttttaaaatttaattttaaagttaattattcAATTGCGACCAAAATGATgactgaaaattattttaatctcttttatatttaaaattaattattcaacaACGACTGAAAATAGTCactaaatgttattttaaattattttccatttaaaattttatta of Glycine soja cultivar W05 chromosome 1, ASM419377v2, whole genome shotgun sequence contains these proteins:
- the LOC114417575 gene encoding protein transport Sec1a-like; amino-acid sequence: MSSLSDSETSSTGATEYRPFRHISRDRLLYEMLKSAKSPDSKAWKVLIMDKVTVKVMSHSCKMADITDQEISLVEDLFRRRQPLPSLDAVYFMQPSKENVVMFLSDMSGREPLYKKAYVFFSSPIPKELVNHIKCDTSVLPRIGALREMNLEYFPIDSQGFITDQETAMEELYGNVENTRRFNTSLNTMSIRIATVFASLKELPCVWHRAAKDSDESTAAAVRELVPTKLANAVWDMVSKYKSTIPGFPQNETCDMLIVDRSIDQIAPVIHEWTYDAMCHDLLNMDGDKYMHEVPSKVGGQPEIKEVILQDHDSVWLELRHTHIADASERLHEKFTNFVSKNKAAQIQQSGRDGSELSTRDLQKMVQALPQYTEQVEKISLHVEIAGKINKIIRETDLRELGQLEQDLVFGDAGAKEVINFLRTKQNTSPEYKLRLLMIYASVYPEKFEGDKASKLMQLAKLSPDDMKVISNMQLLAGSSNKKSSAAGGFSLKFSNQKTKQAARKDRTEEEETWQLFRFYPMLEELIENLIKGELPKNEYSCINEPSPSNARGSVRIRQQTQTAPTTAPHSMRSRRTANWGRARTSDDGYSSDSTLKNVTTDFKRMGKRIFVFIIGGATRSELRVCHKLTQKLKREVILGTTSMDDPPQYLTKLKLLLDSNVTQRDGLGI